One region of Oryza sativa Japonica Group chromosome 10, ASM3414082v1 genomic DNA includes:
- the LOC4348511 gene encoding uncharacterized protein — MVQPPAAVVQAQPVSEVEAGDPVLVRDFFRLLSLGSEASVPRDGVVCCYMDVSALFLYYRNMSGVLVLVPHVRPMCDAPLMVQQLQKMEMRSDWEIPNLAALKDVATASDALGRMGKMMLQARRVLKTLKNYPDGEEGLEILFYNTLLGEALTRAREAIPAVITSADLLVFDNGEVRLMALSLAHQAMSTVEACLGAVHEGKGLTGREMHRLVKKVLRPLSYLRKVKVIDLPRFNPFDV; from the coding sequence ATGGTCCAACCCCCCGCCGCCGTTGTCCAAGCCCAGCCGGTTTCGGAGGTCGAGGCGGGAGATCCCGTCCTGGTCCGGGATTTCTTCAGGCTTCTTTCTCTGGGGTCGGAGGCATCCGTTCCGCGAGACGGTGTCGTCTGCTGTTACATGGACGTATCCGCTCTGTTCCTGTACTACAGGAACATGAGCGGCGTTCTGGTGCTGGTGCCGCATGTCCGTCCGATGTGCGACGCCCCGCTGATGGTGCAGCAGCTCCAGAAGATGGAGATGCGGTCGGATTGGGAAATCCCAAATCTGGCCGCCCTCAAGGACGTCGCGACCGCCTCAGATGCTCTTGGGCGCATGGGCAAGATGATGCTGCAGGCGCGCCGCGTCCTCAAGACTCTGAAGAATTACCCGGATGGCGAGGAGGGATTGGAGATACTCTTCTACAACACTCTTCTGGGGGAGGCGCTCACCAGGGCGCGCGAGGCCATACCAGCCGTGATAACCTCCGCTGACCTGCTCGTGTTCGACAACGGGGAGGTGCGGCTGATGGCGCTCTCCCTCGCTCACCAAGCGATGAGCACCGTCGAGGCTTGCCTCGGTGCTGTCCACGAGGGAAAGGGCTTGACTGGGCGTGAGATGCACCGCCTCGTTAAGAAGGTCCTTCGCCCGCTGAGCTACCTCAGGAAGGTGAAGGTCATCGACCTCCCAAGGTTCAACCCCTTTGACGTC